From Gouania willdenowi chromosome 18, fGouWil2.1, whole genome shotgun sequence, one genomic window encodes:
- the LOC114480460 gene encoding transmembrane protein 184C-like, whose translation MPCSCSEWRRWIRPVVLMLYLLLLLLVLPLCVWELLKDKVGTHSKAWFIAGVFVFLTIPISLWDILQHMVHYTQPELQRPIIRILWMVPIYSLDSWLALRYPSLAIYVDTCRECYEAYVIYNFLVFLLNFLSNQYPSLVLMMEVQQQQRHLPPLCCCPPWPMGEVLLFRCKLGVLQYTVVRPVTTVIALVCQLCGVYGEASFSFRSAWLYLVIVNNVSQLFSMYCLLLLYAALREQLHAIRPVGKFLCVKLVVFVSFWQSVLIAFLVKVGVVSDKHTWDWDSVQAVATGLQDFIICIEMFVAAIAHHYTFTYKPYVQEAEEGSCFDSFLAMWDFSDIRADVTEQVRHVGRTLIGRTNKYFTAAPPEHSEHSGLLSAASLDAVATTSAPASPSARGRYQGLGHTLHSNSAPGGFTAASWDDHDDVQ comes from the exons ATGCCGTGCTCGTGCTCTGAGTGGCGGAGGTGGATTCGTCCCGTGGTGCTGATGCTCtacctcctcctgctgctcctcgtGCTGCCGCTCTGTGTCTGGGAGCTGCTCAAAGACAAg gttggCACTCACAGCAAAGCCTGGTTCATCGCTGGAGTCTTTGTCTTCCTCACCATCCCCATCTCACTGTGGGACATTCTGCAGCACATGGTTCACTACACACAGCCTGAGCTACAGAGACCCATCATcag GATCCTCTGGATGGTTCCCATCTACAGTTTGGACAGC TGGTTGGCGCTGCGTTATCCCAGCCTGGCGATCTACGTGGACACGTGTCGCGAGTGTTACGAGGCCTACGTTATCTACAACTTCCTGGTTTTCCTGCTGAATTTCCTGAGTAACCAGTACCCGAGCCTGGTGCTAATGATGGAGGTCCAGCAACAGCAGCGACACCTGCCGCCTCTCTGCTGCTGCCCGCCGTGGCCAATGGGAGA GGTGCTGTTGTTCAGGTGTAAACTGGGAGTCCTCCAGTACACCGTGGTCAGACCCGTTACCACGGTGATCGCGCT tgtgtgtcaGCTGTGCGGTGTGTACGGAGAGGCCAGCTTTAGCTTCAGGAGCGCCTGGTTGTACCTGGTTATCGTCAACAACGTGTCTCAGCTG ttctCCATGTACTGCCTCCTGCTGCTTTACGCCGCCCTCAGAGAGCAGCTCCACGCCATCAGACCCGTGGGGAAGTTTCTCTGCGTCAAACTGGTCGTCTTCGTCtcgttctg GCAGTCGGTTTTAATCGCATTCCTGGTGAAAGTGGGCGTGGTCTCCGACAAACACACGTGGGACTGGGACAGTGTTCAGGCCGTAGCAACGGGACTACAG gACTTCATCATCTGCATAGAGATGTTTGTGGCCGCCATCGCTCACCATTACACCTTCACATACAAGCCCTACGTACAG GAAGCCGAGGAAGGTTCGTGTTTTGACAGTTTTTTGGCGATGTGGGATTTCTCAGACATCCGAGCTGACGTCACTGAGCAGGTTCGACACGTCG GTCGAACGTTAATCGGTCGCACCAACAAATACTTCACGGCGGCTCCGCCCGAGCACAGCGAGCACTCTGGGCTGCTCAGCGCCGCCTCATTGGACGCCGTCGCTACCACGTCTGCTCCTGCCTCGCCCTCAGCCAGGGGGCGGTACCAAGGATTAGGCCACACCCTTCACTCTAACTCCGCCCCCGGTGGGTTCACCGCTGCGTCCTGGGATGACCATGACGACGTGCAGTGA